One Prosthecobacter sp. SYSU 5D2 DNA window includes the following coding sequences:
- a CDS encoding NAD(P)/FAD-dependent oxidoreductase yields the protein MSQSPPSAVEKPQEVLILGGGFAGLSCAKGLDDPRFHVTLVDRWNHHLFQPLLYQVATAGLSTTEIAQPLRSILSDYKNVTTLMDEVVRIDLEGKQVITKERTLPYDHLVIALGAKTGFFGRNEWEPFTFGLKSLEDAMNIRREVLLAYEKAEAANDPAETARLLTMVIVGGGPTGVEMAGSLAELAKVVLREDFRHIDPAQSNVHLIEAGPKLLPVFPDTLTDYTREHLEELGVKVHLNCPVKEVGQGYVIAGEQRIEANIIVWAAGVEASPVTKTLAGVPLDRGGRIQVQPDLSLPDYPQVYAAGDLVSLTDVNKVRVPGVCPAAIQMGQHIAKVILKGDRIPYAYWDKGSMATIGRKAAVAMFKGMNFRGFFAWLMWLFVHLLFLVGMRNRAAVFLHWVWSYFTWQRGARIILNRDE from the coding sequence ATGTCCCAATCCCCCCCGTCTGCTGTGGAAAAGCCTCAAGAGGTGCTCATCCTGGGAGGTGGCTTTGCCGGCCTGTCCTGCGCCAAGGGGCTGGATGATCCCCGCTTTCACGTGACCCTGGTGGACCGCTGGAACCATCACCTCTTTCAGCCCCTGCTCTATCAAGTGGCCACAGCCGGCCTTTCCACCACCGAGATCGCCCAGCCGCTGCGCTCCATCCTATCGGATTACAAGAACGTCACTACGCTCATGGATGAGGTGGTGCGCATTGACCTGGAGGGCAAGCAGGTCATCACCAAGGAGCGCACCCTGCCCTATGATCACCTGGTCATCGCCCTGGGAGCCAAGACAGGGTTCTTTGGCCGCAATGAATGGGAACCCTTCACCTTCGGCCTGAAGAGCCTGGAGGATGCCATGAACATCCGTCGGGAAGTGCTGCTGGCTTATGAGAAAGCCGAGGCCGCCAATGATCCTGCGGAGACGGCGCGGCTGCTGACCATGGTCATCGTCGGTGGCGGACCCACTGGCGTGGAGATGGCAGGCTCCCTGGCGGAACTGGCCAAGGTGGTGCTGCGGGAGGACTTCCGGCACATTGACCCGGCACAATCCAACGTGCATCTCATTGAGGCAGGACCGAAGCTCCTGCCAGTCTTCCCGGACACGCTGACCGACTATACCCGCGAGCACTTGGAGGAGTTGGGAGTGAAGGTGCACCTCAACTGCCCGGTGAAGGAAGTGGGGCAGGGGTATGTCATTGCCGGAGAGCAGCGCATCGAGGCCAACATCATCGTCTGGGCCGCGGGCGTGGAGGCCAGCCCGGTGACCAAGACACTGGCCGGCGTTCCCCTGGACCGGGGCGGGCGCATCCAGGTGCAGCCGGACCTCAGCCTGCCGGACTATCCTCAGGTTTACGCCGCCGGAGATCTCGTCAGCCTCACCGATGTCAATAAGGTACGCGTGCCCGGCGTCTGCCCCGCCGCCATCCAGATGGGCCAGCACATCGCCAAAGTCATCCTGAAGGGCGACCGCATCCCCTATGCCTATTGGGACAAGGGCAGCATGGCCACCATTGGGCGCAAGGCCGCCGTGGCCATGTTCAAAGGCATGAACTTCCGCGGTTTCTTCGCCTGGCTCATGTGGCTGTTCGTCCACCTGCTGT